The DNA segment CCGGGGTGCGGCGGCCCTCGCCCCGTACGCGGACGCCGCCCCCTACGGGATCGATGCCTCGGGTCTGGTCTCCTGGGCCGGCGCGCTGACGGGGCGTCTGGCCGGCGCCGGGCCCGTACCGGCGGCGGAGAACACGCCCCGGCTGCGGGCCACCGGGAGCGGGACGGGGGACCGGCCCGGCGGCAACGGTGCCGCGGCCGACCGGTGACGCGGGGCTCCGCCGGGACGAGCGGAGCCGCCGCCTCTTCGCCCCGTGGGAGGGGCCACCGGGCCTACGCCGGCCCTGACCCCTGGCCTGCGCGCCCGCGCGCCTGCCGCCGGCGGCCGAACAGGGCGCCCAGCCCCATGGCCACGAGGCCGGCGGCGCCCGCCCCGAGGACGAGGGCGGAGCGCCGGGGGGAGCCGCCGCCCGTGTCGGCCGCGGTGAGTTCGGCGGCCTCCGGGCCGAGCGGCACGCCGCCGTCGTAGGCGGTGCGCACGGCGTGCAGGGTGCCCACCGGCTGGGCCGTGCCGGCGCTGTCGAAGCCCCAGTCCAGCAGCGAACCGGCCTCCTTGTAGACGGCGTTGTTCTCGTTCGACTGCGGGTTCAGCACGGTGACCAGCAGGGTGCGGCCGTTCCGCCGGGCGGCGGCGATCAGGGTGTTGCCGGCCTTGCTGGTGTAGCCGTTCTTGACGCCGATGATGCCGGGGTAGCGGGACATCCCGTGCGAGCCCACCAGGATCCGGTTGGTGTTCTCGATCATGGTGGTGCCGCCGGCGCCGGGGAACGCGGCGCGGGGCGTGGCGCAGTAGCGGGCGAAGTCGTCGTTGGCGAGCCCGGCGCGGGCGAAGACCGTCAGGTCGTACGCGGAGGACACCTGGCCGGGCGCGTCATAGCCGTCCGGGGACTTGACGGTGGTGTCGCGGGCCCCGAGCCTGCGGGCGGTCTCCTGCATCTCCTGGGCGGTGTTGCCCCAGCCGCCGTTCATCGCGGCCAGTACGTGCACCGCGTCGTTGCCGGACCGCAGGAAGACCCCGCGCCACAGGTCGGCGACGGAGTAGCGGCGGCCCTCCTTGACGCCGACGACGCTGCTGCCGGCCCCGATGCCCGCGAGGTCCCCCGAGCTGACCCGGCGTACGGTGCCGGCCGAGAACTTCGGCAGGACGGTGACCGCGAACAGCGTCTTGAGGGTGCTGGCCGGGGGCAGCTTGCGGTGGGGGTTCTTCGCGGCCAGCACGCTGCCGGTGTCCGCGTCGGCCACCATCCAGGACAGGGCGGACAGACCGCCGGGCAGCCGCCGGGTGCCGGGGGCGGCAGCGGCCTGCACCCCGGCACCGGCCGCGGCGGGCTGACGGGACGTCGCGTCGTGCGCAGCGGCCGGTATGGACGTCAGCGACACAGCGGCGGCGGCGATCAGGGTCATCGCCGCTGCCTTCTTGGACACACGCGCGTCAATTGCCATGCCGTCACGCTAAGAAGCGGTGCCGCGCCCCGCAGCACAGTTGAGCCAGACGGACCACGAGGGCTGCCCGGCACCCGGCGTGTCGCAACTGCAACGGGTGCAAAGAAGGACCCGCCCGGTGCGACGGGGGATGCACACCGGGCGGGTCTCAGGAACCTTTCTACCTCATGAGCGAACGGTTATGCCTCAAAAACTTGTTCGTTTGCCGTTCAGAAGGCGACGGGGAGCGAAATCAGGCCACGCGAGCGCAGGGCCCGACGATGCCGCACATCGCCACGCGGGACGTCCAGACGCAGCCCCGGGAAGCGGTCGAGGAGCGCTTCCAGCGCGATGACGGTCTCCATCCGGGCCAGTGGGGCGCCGAGGCAGTAGTGGATGCCGTGCCCCAGCGCGAGGTGCCCCGAGCGGTCGCGGCCGCGGTCGAAAGTGGCCGGATCGGGAAAGCGCTCCGGGTCGCGGTTCGCGGACGCGATCGCCAGCAGCACGGTCTCCCCGGCAGCGATCCGCACGCCGCCGATCTCCAGGTCCTCCGTGGGGAAGCGGCGCAGCGACAGCGGGCCGGGCCCGTCGAAGCGGAGGAACTCCTCGACGGCGGCGGGCAGTTCGGCCGGATTACGCTGCAACTGGCGGAGCTGTTCGGGGTGGTCGAGCAGGGTGAGCACCGCGTTGCCGATGAGGTGGACGGTGTTCTCGTAGCCGCCGAAGAGGAGGAGGAAGGCGAGCGAGGTCAGTTCGTCCTCGCTGAGCCGCTCGCTCCCCTCCCCCGCTCCCTCGGCGGTCTGGTCGTCGCGCACCGCGATCAGGTCCGAGAGAAGATCGTCGCCCGGCTCCGCGCGCTTGGCCGCGATCAGGCCGGTGTAGAACTCCTGCATCGCCCCGATCGCCTCCTTCATCAGTTCCGGACGGCTGGGGTCCGGTGTGATGAGCGCGTCCGACCAGGCCAGGAAGTCGCGGCGGTCGCGGTGCGGGATGCCGAGCAGATCGCAGATCACGGTGATCGGCAGCGGGCCCGCGTAGTCGGCGATCAGGTCCGCCCGGCCGCGCTCCGCCATGGCGTCCAGCAGCGCGTCGGCGGTCTTCCGTGTGGGCGCGCGCAGCGCCTCGACCCGGCGCGGGGTGAAGGCCTTGGCGACCAGGCGGCGGATCCGGGTGTGGTCCGGCGGATCCATGTTCGCCATGTTGGCGTCCAGTGCGGGCGGGAGCGAGAACCCCTGGTAGCCGCCGGGCGCGGCATGGCGCTTGTCCAGGGAGAGCCGGGGGTCGGCGAGGCCGCTGCGGACGTCGTCGTAACGGGTCACCAGCCAGGCGGGGTTCCCGTCGGCGGCGGTGATCCGGTGCACCGGCCCGGCTTCGCGCAGCGCGGCGTAGGCGGGGTACGGATCGTCGAGGAGCGGCGTCACGTCGATGGGGGCGTCGGAGCCGGTATCGGCGGTGTTCGGCATGATCCCGACTGTAGGGCCTGTCCGGCCGGTTCCCGGGTCCGTGCCCGTCGTCCGACGACGGCGGCACCGGTCCGCACGGACCGGTGCCGCCTGGTGGTACGGGCGGCCCGGACCCCCGTGCCGGGCCACCCCGTCTGTGGAGTTGTGCGTCAGGTGCGCGCCACCGCGCTGCGCTGGCGCAGCTCGGTGAGCACGGTCTCGATCAGCGGCGAGTGGTAGACGTCCGCGACCAGCGCCAAGTGCTCGTACTCCGCGGTGAGTTCGGCCGGATCCGAACCGTCGGTGACCACCACGCTGTCGGCGCCGTGGACCGGGACATGGCCCACCGCACGGTTCTCCAGGCCCCGGCGGAGGGCGGCGGCCTCCGCGACGGCCGCCAACTGCCGGTCGTCCAGGGCGACCGCGCGGGCCCGCTCACGGGCGATGTCGACGGCGTCGGACTCCACGTGGCGGCGGATGCCGCGCTGTACGTCCCGGATCTCGGCCATCTGCCGGTTGGCCCGCCACTCCAGATCCGCGAACGGCCACCGCACGGCCCACGCCGAGGGCTCCATCGTGACCTCCGGGGAGCGGGCGGTGACGGTCCGCCAGAGCGGGGAGAGGCGGCGCAGCCGGCGCCAGGCGGCGACCCGGGGGCCGGCCGCCGGCAGCGCGAACCCGGCCAGGACCATGAGCGCCGCGACCGAGGCGCTGAGCGGGGCCACGCCGTTGGACAGCCACAGCGCCGCGTGCCCCGTCCAGGACAGGACGAAGCCGATGACCTTGCAGCCGCAGTAGCCCACACCGAGCCAGCACCCCGCGGACAGCAGCCGCAGGCCACGCGCCAGATAGGTCCGGCCGAGCCGGGCGGCGAGCCGCGGGCACAGCGTCCCCAGGGCCGCCGCACTCATGCCGAAGATGGCCAGATACAGCACCAGGAAGAGCATCACTCCCGGCGAGTCGGTGTAGGCGGTGCTGAAGTCGCGGGGATGCTCGACGGCGTCCGGCCTGCCGACCGCGAAACCGGCGATGGCCACCGCCCAGAGCGCGGCCACTCCCCCGACGGCGGCCCGCGCCCTGGTCCGCGCGCGGGCCCGCGCGGCCGCGCCCTCGCCCGCCGTCCAGCGCAGCATCAGCACCAGCGCGCCCGCGGCGAACATCACGACGGAGGAGTAGAGGAACACCATGGCGAGGTTGGCCACGCCGGTGAGCCGGTCGAAGGCGCGGTAGAGGCTCGGCGCGGAGAACAGGAAGACCGTGGCGACCCCGCCGGTCATCACGCAGGCCAGCCCCAGGTCCGCGTTGCTGCGGTCGCGCAGCCACGCACGGGACTTGTACCCGACGATCAGCCAGGCGGCCACCCCGAACGACAGGTAGATGACGTCAAACACGCGGGCCCCCGTCCCCCGCCACGCCCGCACCGACGCCGTCGCGGCCCCCGTCGCCGGGCGGCGCCTCCTCCCGGCGCCGCAGGTGCTGCAGCGCGGGACCGAGCGCCGCCGCCAGCTCCGCCGCCTGCCCCTCCAGGGGGAGTTCGCGCTCGCCCGCGGACGGCGCCACCCGCTCCATCAGCAGGGTGCCGAGCACCTCGGTCTCCCGCTCGGCGAGGTTGTCGTAGCCGTGGTGCCGGGCGAAGCCCATGGTCAGGCCCATCCGGCGCATGGCCGTGGCAACGTCCACGGAGGGCGTCCACAGCTTCAGCGCGTCCTCGGTGACCGCCGGGTCCTGGCCGTGCCCCAGCAGCAGGTGACTCAGTTCGTGCAGCACGATGTGCGCCTGGTGCCAGGGGGAGGTCTTCAGCTCGTAGAAGACCCAGTAGCCGTCGTCGGTGACGGCCGTCATCCCCGAGACCACCCCGCCCAGGCTCATCGGCACCAGATGGACGGGCCGCGCCACCCGTGTGGCGACGATGTCGCACATCCCGCGCAGATCGGTCGTGGCCGGCAGCGCCAGCTCCTTGATGAGCCGCTTGCACCGCCTGCGTATCTGCCCCACTCGCATGCTCGTCCCGTCCTCGTCTCCGGCCCGCTGCCAGGAAGCGAAAATCCGGCCGCGCTCAACGGTCCGCGTCACCTCACTCACCACCCCGGTCACCGCCCCGGTCGGGCGGATCGGCCGGCAGGTTCATCTGCTGCCGGAACTGGGAGATGATCGTCGTCAGGCTGTCCTGCACCTCCGGCGGCAACCCCACGGAGCGCAGCGCGATGGCGCGCACCCGCTGGTCGCGCATGGCGGCCAGGAAGCGGACCTCCTCCTCCACCCGCGCGGCCTGCGGCTGCGAGAGGTCCCCCAGCAGATAGCCGACCGGTACGCCGAAGAACTTGGCCAGCGCGCGCAGGAGTTCCGGGCTCGGGTTCGTACGCCTGCCGTTGCGCAGCATCGACAGGTACTGCTCGGTGACCTTGACCTCGCCGTACTCCTCGTCGCCCCCGCTGATCTCCTCCGCCACAAAGGCGTTGGTGTACGGGGCGCCCGGCGGATGCATGTTCGCGAAGAGGTGACTCAGCCGCTCCGCGAGCGTGCCGCCCGCTTCGCCGGACCGGCCGTCGTCCCCCACACTCATCCCCGCCGTCCCCCCGTCGATCGACCCCAACGAACAGTTAAGGCACCGGAATTGCCGCCCACATCCTGACACGGAGAGAACGCGGCGCACCAGTCCACTTACGGACAGTAGGGGCCACCACCCCTTAACCCGGAGTTGAGTGACGCCATCGGTGACGGGCCGCCCCCCTCGGCGGCACCACCGGCTCGGCGGCCGCCCCGCTCACGGCGGCCGCGGCCGCCGCCACGGACAGCCCGCTTCCCCCGCGCGGCGGACACACCAACGGCCGGGGCCGGTGGACGGAGAAGGCTCCGTCCACCGGCCCCGGCCGAGATGACCGCCTGCGCGAAGAGGCCGCTCCGATCTCCGGAAACGGAAAACCGGAAACGGAAAAAGGGGCCCCGTAGGACCCCTCCGACCTGCAGAAAAGCAAGTCGGGACGACAGGATTTGAACCTGCGACCCCTTGACCCCCAGTCAAGTGCGCTACCAAGCTGCGCCACGTCCCGTTGCCCGTATCGGCCGGAAGGTTCCCGGCTGACCGCGCACGAGAACAATACCGCATGTCAGAGGGTGGGTGCTGCCATATCGGTGCGTCGGGGCGGGGAGCGGCGGCAGGAGAGATGAGTACGCGTACTCATGCAGCGCCGTCACGGTGCCGCCACGCTACGCGCATGACTACTCCATCGATTCAGCGGCCGACGACGACGGCCTTCTTCGTGCAGGCCGCGGTGTCCTTCGGGCTGTCGCTGGCGGCGCTGGTGATCGGGATCACCAGGCTGCCGGTGGGGCCCTGGGAGCGCGGGTTCCTCGCCATCGGCCTGGTCTTCGTGGTGTCGTCGGCGTTCACGCTGGCCAAGTGCGTCCGCGACCGGCAGGAGGTCGCGGAGGTGACCAACCGGGTCGACAAGGCCCGGATCGACAAGATCCTCATCGAGCAGGACGTCTTCAAGCCGGGGCAGGTCTGACGCGGCGGCCCGGTCCGCGGCCCCGGCGCACCGGGCGCGGCCGGGCCGCCGCTTTGGTTCCCGGCCGCGGCCCGGGCCCGAACTGTGGCTCAGACGTGCTTGTCGAGCCAGGCCAGGAGGTCGTCCTGCACCTCGTCGCGATGGGTCTCGTTGAGGATCTCGTGGCGGGCGTCCGGGTAGGCGCGCCAGGTCAGATCGCGGGTGCCCAGGTAACGGAAGTCCTCCAGAAGTTCGTGGATGAGGGTCATCCGCTGGTGGCAGGGGTCCTGGTCGCCGACGGCGACATGCACGGGCAGGCCGCGCGGGATGCGGGCGAGGTGGGCCGGGTCGTTGATCTTGCGGATGGCGCGGACCCAGTCGGCGGCAAGGCCGGCGCAGAACGGGAAGCCGCAGTCCTCGTCGGCGACGTAGGCGTCCACCTCTGCGGCGTCGCGGGAGAGCCATTCGAAGCCGGTGCGGTGCGCGAAGGCGTCGTTGAAGAAGCCGAAGGTGCGCGGGATGAAGGAGGAGAGCGTGCCGCGGCCGTGCTCGGCGATCTCCCGGTCCAGCTCGGCGAGGGCGCCGTCGATGTCCAGGCCGGGCAGGGTGCGGAAGGCGCCGGTGAGGATCAGTCCGGCAAGGTCGGCGCCGTACTCCTGGGCGTAGTCGCGGGCCAGCATCGCGCCCATGCTGTGCCCGAGCAGCACCAGCGGAATGCCGGGGTGGGCGGCGGCCGCGTGGTCGCCGATGCCCTTGAGGTCGCCGACGATCGCCCGCCAGGCGTCCTCGCCGACCACGCCCCGGCCTCCGGTGG comes from the Streptomyces angustmyceticus genome and includes:
- a CDS encoding D-alanyl-D-alanine carboxypeptidase family protein; this encodes MAIDARVSKKAAAMTLIAAAAVSLTSIPAAAHDATSRQPAAAGAGVQAAAAPGTRRLPGGLSALSWMVADADTGSVLAAKNPHRKLPPASTLKTLFAVTVLPKFSAGTVRRVSSGDLAGIGAGSSVVGVKEGRRYSVADLWRGVFLRSGNDAVHVLAAMNGGWGNTAQEMQETARRLGARDTTVKSPDGYDAPGQVSSAYDLTVFARAGLANDDFARYCATPRAAFPGAGGTTMIENTNRILVGSHGMSRYPGIIGVKNGYTSKAGNTLIAAARRNGRTLLVTVLNPQSNENNAVYKEAGSLLDWGFDSAGTAQPVGTLHAVRTAYDGGVPLGPEAAELTAADTGGGSPRRSALVLGAGAAGLVAMGLGALFGRRRQARGRAGQGSGPA
- a CDS encoding cytochrome P450 family protein encodes the protein MPNTADTGSDAPIDVTPLLDDPYPAYAALREAGPVHRITAADGNPAWLVTRYDDVRSGLADPRLSLDKRHAAPGGYQGFSLPPALDANMANMDPPDHTRIRRLVAKAFTPRRVEALRAPTRKTADALLDAMAERGRADLIADYAGPLPITVICDLLGIPHRDRRDFLAWSDALITPDPSRPELMKEAIGAMQEFYTGLIAAKRAEPGDDLLSDLIAVRDDQTAEGAGEGSERLSEDELTSLAFLLLFGGYENTVHLIGNAVLTLLDHPEQLRQLQRNPAELPAAVEEFLRFDGPGPLSLRRFPTEDLEIGGVRIAAGETVLLAIASANRDPERFPDPATFDRGRDRSGHLALGHGIHYCLGAPLARMETVIALEALLDRFPGLRLDVPRGDVRHRRALRSRGLISLPVAF
- a CDS encoding MAB_1171c family putative transporter; amino-acid sequence: MFDVIYLSFGVAAWLIVGYKSRAWLRDRSNADLGLACVMTGGVATVFLFSAPSLYRAFDRLTGVANLAMVFLYSSVVMFAAGALVLMLRWTAGEGAAARARARTRARAAVGGVAALWAVAIAGFAVGRPDAVEHPRDFSTAYTDSPGVMLFLVLYLAIFGMSAAALGTLCPRLAARLGRTYLARGLRLLSAGCWLGVGYCGCKVIGFVLSWTGHAALWLSNGVAPLSASVAALMVLAGFALPAAGPRVAAWRRLRRLSPLWRTVTARSPEVTMEPSAWAVRWPFADLEWRANRQMAEIRDVQRGIRRHVESDAVDIARERARAVALDDRQLAAVAEAAALRRGLENRAVGHVPVHGADSVVVTDGSDPAELTAEYEHLALVADVYHSPLIETVLTELRQRSAVART
- a CDS encoding helix-turn-helix domain-containing protein; this translates as MSVGDDGRSGEAGGTLAERLSHLFANMHPPGAPYTNAFVAEEISGGDEEYGEVKVTEQYLSMLRNGRRTNPSPELLRALAKFFGVPVGYLLGDLSQPQAARVEEEVRFLAAMRDQRVRAIALRSVGLPPEVQDSLTTIISQFRQQMNLPADPPDRGGDRGGE
- a CDS encoding YiaA/YiaB family inner membrane protein, with the translated sequence MTTPSIQRPTTTAFFVQAAVSFGLSLAALVIGITRLPVGPWERGFLAIGLVFVVSSAFTLAKCVRDRQEVAEVTNRVDKARIDKILIEQDVFKPGQV
- a CDS encoding alpha/beta fold hydrolase, producing MQPLQQDFHQAPDGARIATYTWLPESGHPRALVQIAHGAAEHGRRYDRFARFLTVHGYGVLASDHRGHGATAASTGGRGVVGEDAWRAIVGDLKGIGDHAAAAHPGIPLVLLGHSMGAMLARDYAQEYGADLAGLILTGAFRTLPGLDIDGALAELDREIAEHGRGTLSSFIPRTFGFFNDAFAHRTGFEWLSRDAAEVDAYVADEDCGFPFCAGLAADWVRAIRKINDPAHLARIPRGLPVHVAVGDQDPCHQRMTLIHELLEDFRYLGTRDLTWRAYPDARHEILNETHRDEVQDDLLAWLDKHV